In Herbaspirillum sp. WKF16, one genomic interval encodes:
- a CDS encoding MFS transporter gives MTLTTAVSKIKWRILPLFVVMFIVNYIDRVNIGFVRTHLAADLGIGAAAFGLGAGLFFVGYAVFEVPSNMLLQRFGAKAWLTRIMFTWGLVAACMAFVQNEASFYFMRFLLGVAEAGFFPGVVYYFTQWLPNHERGRAMAVFLSGSAIASILSGPITGALLMVEGAGLHGWQWMFLIEGGFSMALCFVVWFLLDSTPRDAKWLSGEERDAVAAVIAAEQEQRAAGRPAQVSAFRLLRDPQILLFCFIYFAIQLTIYGATFWLPTIIKKMGHFNDFQVGLFNSIPWIVSIVAMYVFAVLAGRWKKPQFWVALTLVISAAGMAISAQSGPVSGFVAVCFAGIGFKAASSLFWPIPQGYLDARIAAAVLALINSLGNLGGFFAPAAFGYLEQKTGSIQGGLYALSAASILAAALVFLARTRPAPEGGGSIGGRPADAGDAKARLNHAG, from the coding sequence ATGACGCTTACCACTGCGGTGAGCAAGATCAAGTGGCGCATCCTGCCGCTGTTCGTGGTGATGTTCATCGTCAACTACATCGACCGCGTCAACATCGGCTTCGTGCGCACCCACCTGGCGGCCGACCTGGGCATCGGCGCGGCCGCCTTCGGCCTGGGCGCGGGCCTGTTCTTCGTCGGCTACGCCGTGTTCGAGGTGCCGTCCAACATGCTGCTGCAGCGCTTCGGCGCCAAGGCCTGGCTGACCCGCATCATGTTCACCTGGGGGCTGGTGGCGGCCTGCATGGCCTTCGTGCAGAACGAGGCCAGCTTCTACTTCATGCGCTTCCTGCTGGGCGTGGCCGAGGCCGGCTTCTTCCCCGGCGTGGTGTACTACTTCACGCAATGGCTGCCCAACCACGAGCGCGGCCGCGCGATGGCGGTGTTCCTGTCCGGCTCGGCGATCGCCTCCATCCTTTCCGGCCCGATCACCGGCGCCTTGCTGATGGTGGAGGGCGCCGGCCTGCACGGCTGGCAATGGATGTTCCTGATCGAGGGCGGCTTCTCGATGGCGCTGTGCTTCGTGGTCTGGTTCCTGCTGGACTCGACCCCGCGCGACGCGAAGTGGCTGTCCGGCGAGGAGCGCGACGCCGTGGCCGCGGTGATCGCCGCCGAGCAGGAGCAGCGCGCGGCCGGCCGTCCGGCGCAGGTCTCGGCCTTCAGGCTGCTGCGCGATCCGCAGATCCTGCTGTTCTGCTTCATCTACTTCGCCATCCAGCTGACCATCTACGGCGCCACCTTCTGGCTGCCGACCATCATCAAGAAGATGGGGCATTTCAACGATTTCCAGGTCGGCCTGTTCAACTCCATTCCATGGATCGTTTCCATCGTCGCGATGTACGTCTTCGCGGTGCTGGCCGGACGCTGGAAGAAGCCGCAGTTCTGGGTGGCGCTGACATTGGTGATCTCGGCCGCGGGCATGGCCATCTCGGCGCAGAGCGGGCCGGTGTCGGGCTTCGTGGCGGTGTGTTTCGCCGGCATCGGATTCAAGGCGGCGTCCTCGCTGTTCTGGCCGATTCCCCAGGGATACCTGGATGCGCGCATCGCCGCCGCCGTGCTGGCGCTGATCAACTCGCTGGGCAACCTGGGCGGCTTCTTCGCGCCGGCCGCCTTCGGCTACCTGGAGCAGAAGACCGGCTCCATCCAGGGCGGCTTGTACGCGCTCTCGGCAGCCTCGATCCTGGCGGCCGCGCTGGTGTTCCTGGCGCGCACCCGGCCGGCGCCGGAGGGCGGCGGTTCCATCGGCGGGCGCCCGGCCGATGCCGGCGACGCCAAGGCGCGGCTGAACCACGCGGGCTGA
- a CDS encoding class II aldolase/adducin family protein, translating to MLMEAKQVPTRNKSVYQPTQEGLIFPQEPVFASVAEERRHRKERLAAACRLFDKHGFSFGFGGHLTVRDPEHPDLFWTNPMAVPWSMVKTSMLVLVDHKGKVVEGDYAINQAGYVLHSAIHEHNPEIIASCHAHTVHGGAWAAFGRPLSPVTQDACMFYGDHAVLGDGAGKVPVAQESGHPVARAFETNKAIIHQNHGLLVASRHSIDDACWHFIALDHCCRMQLMMEAVKEIRPKEIDPKFAAYSREHLGNEFIGWLHFQTLFAEVSHRQPDLFD from the coding sequence ATGCTGATGGAAGCCAAGCAAGTCCCGACCAGGAACAAGTCGGTCTACCAACCCACCCAGGAAGGCCTGATCTTCCCGCAGGAGCCGGTATTTGCCAGCGTCGCGGAAGAACGCCGCCATCGCAAGGAGCGCCTGGCCGCGGCCTGCCGCCTGTTCGACAAGCACGGCTTCTCGTTCGGTTTCGGCGGCCACCTGACGGTGCGCGATCCGGAGCATCCCGACCTGTTCTGGACCAACCCCATGGCCGTTCCCTGGTCGATGGTCAAGACCTCGATGCTGGTGCTGGTCGACCACAAGGGCAAGGTGGTGGAGGGCGACTACGCCATCAACCAGGCCGGTTACGTGCTGCACTCGGCGATCCACGAGCACAATCCCGAGATCATCGCTTCCTGCCACGCGCACACCGTGCACGGCGGCGCCTGGGCCGCGTTCGGCCGCCCGCTCTCGCCGGTGACGCAGGACGCCTGCATGTTCTACGGCGACCATGCGGTGCTCGGCGACGGCGCCGGCAAGGTGCCGGTGGCGCAGGAGTCCGGCCATCCGGTGGCGCGCGCCTTCGAGACCAACAAGGCCATCATCCACCAGAACCACGGCCTGCTGGTGGCCAGCCGCCACAGCATCGACGACGCCTGCTGGCACTTCATCGCGCTGGACCATTGCTGCCGCATGCAGCTGATGATGGAAGCGGTCAAGGAGATCCGTCCCAAGGAAATCGATCCCAAGTTCGCCGCCTACTCGCGCGAGCACCTGGGCAACGAGTTCATCGGCTGGCTGCATTTCCAGACCTTGTTCGCCGAGGTCTCGCACCGGCAGCCGGACTTGTTCGACTGA
- a CDS encoding LysR family transcriptional regulator encodes MKDERLLEMQVFKAVAEHGGFTAAAHALDASQPFVSRTMNSLEKRLGVALLRRSTRHVSLTEEGKIFLAACGKIIGEIELAEGQVSSTGASASGDLRITAATSFGMDQVVPLLPEFMEQYPNVRVRLALSDTLVDLIGSGFDVAIRMGHLQDSMLLSRKLCHLQRIIVAAPAYIARHGMPHVPEDLLRHNCLQWEPPMDHLNNWPFIVEGRRMSLDIRGNFRFNSGMSSVEMVLAGVGITRMAEHFALPAIRAGKLVPLLSDYQAQDETAIHAVYAKERNVHPRVRAFVNFLADKFATPPWGR; translated from the coding sequence ATGAAAGACGAACGCTTGCTCGAGATGCAAGTCTTCAAGGCCGTGGCAGAGCATGGCGGCTTCACCGCCGCCGCCCATGCGCTGGACGCCAGCCAGCCCTTCGTCAGCCGCACCATGAACAGCCTGGAGAAACGCCTGGGCGTGGCGCTGCTGCGCCGCTCCACGCGCCACGTCAGCCTGACCGAGGAAGGCAAGATCTTCCTGGCCGCCTGCGGCAAGATCATCGGCGAGATCGAGCTGGCCGAAGGCCAGGTTTCCTCCACCGGCGCTTCCGCCTCGGGCGACCTGCGCATCACCGCCGCCACTTCCTTCGGCATGGACCAGGTGGTGCCGCTGCTGCCGGAGTTCATGGAGCAGTATCCCAACGTGCGCGTGCGCCTGGCGCTGTCCGATACCTTGGTCGACCTGATCGGCAGCGGCTTCGACGTCGCCATCCGCATGGGTCACCTGCAGGATTCCATGCTGCTCTCGCGCAAGCTGTGCCACCTGCAGCGCATCATCGTGGCCGCGCCGGCCTACATCGCCAGGCACGGCATGCCGCACGTCCCCGAGGACCTGCTGCGCCACAACTGCCTGCAGTGGGAACCGCCGATGGACCACCTCAACAACTGGCCCTTCATCGTCGAAGGCCGGCGCATGAGCCTGGACATCCGCGGCAACTTCCGCTTCAACAGCGGCATGTCCTCGGTGGAGATGGTGCTGGCCGGCGTGGGCATCACGCGCATGGCGGAGCACTTCGCGCTGCCGGCGATCCGCGCCGGCAAGCTGGTGCCGCTGCTGTCGGACTACCAGGCCCAGGACGAGACCGCCATCCACGCCGTCTACGCCAAGGAGCGCAACGTGCATCCGCGCGTACGCGCCTTCGTCAACTTCCTGGCCGACAAGTTCGCGACACCGCCCTGGGGCCGCTGA
- a CDS encoding sterol desaturase family protein yields MEKIIVCVIPVFLLLIAAEFAYGYVRRRNTYRLADAIGSLSQGVISQLVALVTQLFQVGLYSLAYRAFAIFPAARFWQGALGWVAAIVLFDFFDYWLHRFGHENALGWAAHSVHHQSQDFNFTTALRQESTVVFLGWIFYLPMAILGVEPEQFGIAGLVVLVYQFWIHTEHIGKLGWFDRVFSSPSNHRVHHAVNEQYLDKNYGGMLVIWDRMFGTFAEEKEAVVYGTRTPLNSWDPVWAVFSGYWQLAYSAAQMPRWQDRVKIWFKPPGWRPAGMAPYPPFDLEAARSRYDVQRPRIADALAGLQFLVLLVAACALLWIAEEHSYLRLLLASAALLAGFWALGAFMQRRLGGVAVLAIDLAAAAVAAYALA; encoded by the coding sequence ATGGAAAAAATCATCGTCTGCGTCATCCCCGTCTTCCTGCTGCTGATCGCGGCGGAATTCGCCTATGGATACGTGCGCCGGCGCAATACCTATCGCCTGGCCGACGCCATCGGCAGCCTGTCGCAGGGCGTGATCAGCCAGCTGGTGGCGCTGGTGACGCAGCTGTTCCAGGTGGGCCTGTATTCGCTGGCCTACCGCGCCTTCGCGATCTTCCCGGCGGCGCGCTTCTGGCAGGGCGCCCTGGGCTGGGTGGCGGCCATCGTGCTGTTCGATTTCTTCGATTACTGGCTGCATCGCTTCGGCCATGAGAACGCGTTGGGCTGGGCCGCGCATTCGGTGCACCACCAGAGCCAGGACTTCAACTTCACCACCGCGCTGCGCCAGGAAAGCACGGTGGTCTTCCTTGGCTGGATCTTCTACCTGCCGATGGCGATCCTGGGCGTGGAGCCGGAGCAGTTCGGCATCGCCGGGCTGGTGGTGCTGGTCTACCAGTTCTGGATCCACACCGAGCACATCGGCAAGCTGGGCTGGTTCGACCGCGTGTTCTCCTCGCCCTCCAACCACCGCGTGCACCACGCCGTCAACGAGCAATATCTCGACAAGAACTACGGCGGCATGCTGGTGATCTGGGATCGCATGTTCGGCACCTTCGCCGAGGAAAAGGAAGCCGTGGTCTACGGCACCCGCACGCCGTTGAACAGCTGGGATCCGGTGTGGGCCGTGTTCTCCGGCTACTGGCAACTGGCGTACAGCGCCGCGCAGATGCCGCGCTGGCAGGACCGTGTGAAGATCTGGTTCAAGCCGCCGGGCTGGCGTCCGGCCGGCATGGCGCCCTATCCGCCGTTCGACCTGGAGGCGGCGCGCAGCCGCTACGACGTGCAACGCCCGCGCATCGCCGACGCGCTGGCCGGGCTGCAGTTCCTGGTGCTGCTGGTGGCCGCCTGCGCCTTGCTGTGGATCGCCGAGGAGCATTCCTACCTGCGCCTGCTGCTGGCCAGCGCCGCATTGCTGGCCGGTTTCTGGGCGCTGGGCGCGTTCATGCAGCGCCGCCTGGGCGGCGTCGCGGTGCTGGCCATCGACCTGGCGGCCGCTGCAGTGGCGGCTTACGCGCTGGCCTGA
- a CDS encoding MFS transporter codes for MTTAYNSGSLAHADGADVYKKAYWRLLPLILACYLVAYLDRVNVGFAKLQMLDALKFDDAIYGLGSGIFFIGYLIFEVPSNMILRRVGARVWIARIMITWGVISAAMLLVQTPMQFYLARFLLGVAEAGFAPGIMYLMTLWFPARRRGRAMAIYVMGAPMAFIVGGPLSGYILDVFRDVHPLQAWQWLFLVEAIPALVLGAVVFFFLADDFRKVSWLSAAEKEKIASDLSAENAGKVDHGSVREFLANRQLWVFVLIYFCLIMGLYAVGFWMPSLIKRAGVADPFHIGLYSAVPNIVAAAALYLSGRGADISGKRRLYFASMLTIGAVGLALAMIIDGGPVVTVACLSLAAAGVYSCISLFWALPTSMFVGASVAAVLAVVNSFGNIAGFVSPYLVGWLNVSTGRTDIGMYIIGAVMVFGAIVTMMLPKRLDK; via the coding sequence ATGACCACCGCCTACAACAGCGGCTCGTTGGCGCACGCCGACGGCGCCGACGTCTACAAGAAAGCTTACTGGCGGCTGCTGCCGCTGATCCTCGCCTGCTACCTGGTGGCTTACCTCGACCGCGTCAACGTCGGCTTCGCCAAGCTGCAGATGCTGGACGCGCTGAAATTCGACGACGCCATCTACGGGCTGGGCTCGGGCATCTTCTTCATCGGCTACCTGATCTTCGAGGTGCCCAGCAACATGATCCTGCGCCGCGTCGGCGCCCGCGTGTGGATCGCCCGCATCATGATCACCTGGGGCGTCATCTCGGCGGCCATGCTGCTGGTGCAGACGCCCATGCAGTTCTACCTCGCGCGCTTCCTGCTGGGCGTGGCCGAGGCCGGTTTCGCGCCCGGCATCATGTACCTTATGACCCTGTGGTTCCCGGCGCGGCGGCGCGGCCGCGCGATGGCGATCTACGTGATGGGCGCGCCGATGGCCTTCATCGTCGGCGGGCCGCTGTCGGGCTACATCCTGGACGTATTCCGCGACGTGCATCCGCTGCAGGCCTGGCAATGGCTGTTCCTGGTGGAGGCGATCCCGGCGCTGGTGCTGGGCGCGGTCGTATTCTTCTTCCTGGCCGACGATTTCCGCAAGGTCTCCTGGCTGTCAGCGGCGGAGAAGGAGAAGATCGCGTCCGACCTGAGCGCCGAGAACGCCGGCAAGGTCGACCACGGCAGCGTGCGCGAATTCCTCGCCAACCGCCAGCTGTGGGTGTTCGTGCTGATCTATTTCTGCCTGATCATGGGGCTGTACGCGGTGGGCTTCTGGATGCCCTCGCTGATCAAGCGCGCCGGCGTGGCCGACCCGTTCCATATCGGCCTGTACTCGGCGGTGCCCAATATCGTGGCCGCCGCCGCGCTGTACCTCTCGGGCCGCGGCGCCGACATCAGCGGCAAGCGCCGCCTGTACTTCGCCTCCATGCTGACCATCGGCGCCGTCGGGCTGGCGCTGGCGATGATCATCGACGGCGGGCCGGTGGTCACGGTGGCTTGCCTTTCGCTGGCGGCGGCCGGGGTGTACTCCTGCATCAGCCTGTTCTGGGCGCTGCCGACCTCGATGTTCGTGGGCGCGTCGGTGGCCGCGGTGCTGGCGGTGGTGAATTCGTTCGGCAACATCGCCGGCTTCGTCTCGCCCTACCTGGTGGGCTGGCTCAACGTGAGCACCGGCCGCACCGACATCGGCATGTACATCATCGGCGCGGTCATGGTGTTCGGCGCGATCGTGACGATGATGCTGCCAAAACGGCTGGACAAGTAG
- a CDS encoding OsmC family protein — MAHVTLHNAAGYAQEIKARTHQLKSDEPENNGGRDTGPAPYELLLAALASCTSLTLRMYADRKGWELGSISVDAHFGRDDSGLETITRKIAFGAALAPEQLARLAEICEKTPVTKTIRQGTAIQTSIA; from the coding sequence ATGGCCCACGTCACCCTGCACAATGCCGCCGGCTACGCCCAGGAAATCAAGGCGCGCACACATCAACTGAAATCGGATGAACCGGAGAACAACGGCGGCCGCGACACCGGCCCCGCGCCCTATGAACTGCTGCTGGCGGCGCTGGCCTCATGCACCTCGCTGACGCTGCGCATGTATGCCGACCGCAAGGGCTGGGAACTGGGAAGCATCTCGGTGGATGCGCATTTCGGCCGCGACGACAGCGGCCTGGAAACCATCACGCGCAAGATCGCCTTTGGCGCCGCGCTGGCGCCGGAACAGCTGGCGCGCCTGGCGGAGATCTGCGAGAAGACCCCGGTCACCAAGACCATCCGCCAGGGCACGGCGATTCAGACGTCGATCGCGTAA
- a CDS encoding LacI family DNA-binding transcriptional regulator gives MASIQPPSSPDQRELRDEDAGGPRRRGSRKSAGGITLRDVAQLAGVAPITASRALNTPSAVSPKVLQKVREAVERTGYVPNLLAGGLASNKSRLVAVVVPTVIGPVFQETVHTLTETLAAAGYQVMLGQSGYENSREDALLEAIIGRRPDGVVLTGIMRSAEARRRLLASGIPVVETWDLTPTPIDMLVGFSHEDIGREVARYLHGAGRRAAAVVGGRDERSRRRMDAFAQEAAALGMTAAGAPAPMHHVTAPTTLGQGRRGLADLLARQPGIDAIFCSSDLLALGVMIEAQSRGIRIPEQLAVVGFGDLEFSRDLQPQLTTVRIDGTGIGQRAARFIIDRAAGIEVAERIVDIGFSIIRRESA, from the coding sequence ATGGCATCGATCCAACCCCCTTCCAGCCCCGACCAGCGCGAGCTCCGAGACGAGGACGCCGGCGGGCCGCGCCGCCGCGGCAGCCGCAAGAGCGCCGGCGGCATCACGCTGCGCGACGTCGCGCAACTGGCCGGCGTGGCGCCGATCACCGCCTCGCGTGCGTTGAATACGCCCTCGGCGGTCTCGCCCAAGGTGTTGCAAAAGGTGAGGGAGGCGGTCGAGCGCACCGGCTACGTGCCCAACCTGCTGGCCGGCGGCCTGGCTTCCAACAAGAGCCGGCTGGTGGCGGTGGTGGTGCCCACCGTGATCGGGCCGGTGTTCCAGGAGACCGTCCACACCCTGACCGAGACGCTGGCCGCGGCCGGCTACCAGGTCATGCTGGGCCAGAGCGGCTATGAGAATTCGCGAGAGGATGCGCTGCTGGAAGCCATCATCGGGCGCCGTCCCGACGGCGTGGTGCTGACCGGCATCATGCGCTCGGCGGAGGCGCGCCGCCGCCTGCTGGCCAGCGGCATCCCGGTGGTGGAAACCTGGGACCTGACGCCCACGCCGATCGACATGCTGGTCGGCTTCTCGCATGAAGACATCGGCCGCGAGGTCGCGCGCTACCTGCACGGCGCCGGCCGCCGCGCGGCGGCGGTGGTGGGCGGGCGCGACGAGCGCAGCCGGCGCCGCATGGACGCCTTCGCGCAGGAGGCGGCGGCGCTGGGCATGACGGCGGCCGGTGCGCCGGCGCCGATGCACCACGTCACCGCGCCCACCACGCTGGGCCAGGGCCGGCGCGGGTTGGCCGACCTGCTGGCGCGCCAGCCCGGTATCGACGCCATCTTCTGCAGCTCCGACCTGCTGGCGCTGGGTGTGATGATCGAGGCGCAGAGCCGCGGCATCCGCATTCCCGAGCAACTGGCGGTGGTCGGCTTCGGCGACCTGGAGTTCTCGCGCGACCTGCAACCGCAGCTGACCACGGTGCGCATCGACGGCACCGGCATCGGCCAGCGCGCCGCGCGCTTCATCATCGACCGCGCCGCCGGTATCGAGGTGGCCGAGCGCATCGTCGACATCGGTTTCTCCATCATCCGGCGCGAGAGCGCCTGA
- the gudD gene encoding glucarate dehydratase: MSSPDTTGSARIAKGAPRITEMRVIPVAGHDSMLLNLSGAHGPYFTRNIVILSDSAGNTGVGEVPGGEGIRRTLEDARSLVIGQQVGNWQAILNRARSAFADRDTGGRGLQTFDLRIAVHAVTALEAALLDLLGKFLEVPVAALLGEGQQRDEVEMLGYLFYVGERGKTDLPYASAEGEADDWLRLRHEAALTPEAIVRLAEAAYRRYGFNDFKLKGGVMRGEDEIAAVTALAERFPQARITLDPNGGWLLKDAIRLCRDQRHVLAYAEDPCGAEDGYSGREVMAEFRRATGLQTATNMVATDWRQMGHAISLQSVDIPLADPHFWTMQGSVRVAQMCHEWGLTWGSHSNNHFDISLAMFTHVAAAAPGKITAIDTHWIWQDGQRLTTEPLQIVGGKVKVPSRPGLGIEIDMAQVEAAHQTYRNMGLGARDDAVAMQYLIPGWTFDNKKPCLVR, translated from the coding sequence ATGAGCAGCCCCGATACCACCGGTTCCGCCCGGATCGCCAAGGGCGCCCCGCGGATCACCGAGATGCGCGTGATCCCGGTCGCCGGCCATGACAGCATGCTGCTCAACCTGTCCGGCGCGCACGGCCCGTACTTCACCCGCAACATCGTCATCCTCTCCGACAGCGCCGGCAACACCGGCGTGGGCGAGGTGCCGGGCGGGGAGGGTATCCGCCGCACGCTGGAAGACGCGCGCAGCCTGGTAATCGGCCAGCAGGTCGGCAACTGGCAGGCGATCCTGAACCGCGCGCGCAGCGCCTTCGCCGATCGCGATACGGGCGGGCGCGGCCTGCAGACCTTCGACCTGCGCATCGCCGTGCACGCCGTGACCGCGTTGGAAGCCGCGCTGCTGGATTTGCTGGGCAAGTTCCTCGAGGTGCCGGTGGCCGCGCTGCTGGGCGAGGGCCAGCAGCGCGACGAGGTGGAGATGCTGGGTTACCTGTTCTATGTGGGCGAGCGCGGCAAGACCGACCTGCCGTACGCATCGGCCGAAGGCGAGGCCGACGACTGGCTGCGCCTGCGCCACGAGGCGGCGCTCACGCCGGAGGCGATCGTCCGGCTGGCCGAGGCGGCCTATCGGCGCTACGGCTTCAACGACTTCAAGCTCAAGGGCGGCGTCATGCGCGGCGAGGACGAGATCGCCGCCGTCACCGCGCTGGCCGAGCGTTTCCCGCAGGCGCGCATCACGCTCGACCCCAATGGCGGCTGGCTGCTCAAGGATGCGATCCGCCTGTGCCGCGACCAGCGCCACGTGCTGGCCTACGCCGAAGATCCGTGCGGCGCCGAGGACGGCTATTCCGGCCGCGAGGTGATGGCCGAATTCCGCCGCGCCACCGGCCTGCAGACCGCCACCAACATGGTCGCCACCGACTGGCGCCAGATGGGCCACGCGATCTCGCTGCAGTCGGTCGACATCCCGCTGGCCGACCCGCATTTCTGGACCATGCAGGGTTCGGTGCGGGTGGCGCAGATGTGCCACGAATGGGGCCTCACCTGGGGCTCGCACTCCAACAATCACTTCGACATCTCGCTGGCCATGTTCACCCACGTGGCCGCCGCCGCGCCCGGCAAGATCACCGCCATCGACACCCATTGGATCTGGCAGGACGGCCAGCGCCTGACCACCGAGCCGCTGCAGATCGTGGGCGGCAAGGTGAAAGTGCCGTCCCGGCCCGGCCTGGGCATCGAGATCGACATGGCGCAGGTCGAGGCGGCGCACCAGACCTACCGCAACATGGGCCTGGGCGCGCGCGACGACGCCGTGGCCATGCAATACCTGATCCCCGGCTGGACGTTCGACAACAAGAAGCCTTGCCTGGTGCGCTGA
- a CDS encoding DedA family protein/thiosulfate sulfurtransferase GlpE, translated as METLYHLIEQYGLLLVFVNVLVEQLGAPVPAYPTLIITGALAQSGQFSPAVLLLLAVVAALIADYSWYLAGRRYGRHIMARLCRISLSPDSCVRQTESIYLRWGARSLLVAKFIPGFASIASALSGTMGTRRLSFLLWDAAGSALWAGLGIFLGTLFSSAVDDLLNVLAQLGHYGMLLIGAALMAFIANKWWQRRRFRKSLEMARISVQELNNMLEQGIAPTIIDVRSPLSQQGGRIPGAVAISNQEIQTFVFEGPVEGEVVVYCACPNEASAAMVARQLMRRGYQKVRPLTGGIDAWREAGYAIDV; from the coding sequence ATGGAAACTCTGTACCACCTGATCGAGCAATACGGCTTGCTCCTCGTGTTCGTCAACGTGCTGGTCGAGCAGCTGGGCGCGCCCGTGCCGGCCTATCCGACCCTGATCATCACCGGCGCGCTGGCGCAGTCCGGCCAGTTCTCGCCGGCGGTGCTGCTGTTGCTGGCGGTGGTCGCGGCGCTGATCGCCGACTACAGCTGGTACCTGGCCGGCCGCCGCTACGGGCGCCACATCATGGCGCGGCTGTGCCGCATCTCGTTGTCGCCCGACTCCTGCGTGCGCCAGACCGAGTCGATCTACCTGCGCTGGGGCGCGCGTTCCCTGCTGGTGGCCAAGTTCATCCCCGGCTTCGCCTCGATCGCCAGCGCGCTCTCGGGCACCATGGGCACGCGCCGGCTCAGCTTCCTGCTGTGGGATGCGGCCGGCAGCGCCTTGTGGGCAGGGCTGGGGATTTTCCTCGGTACGCTGTTCAGCTCGGCCGTGGACGACCTGCTCAACGTGCTGGCGCAGCTCGGCCATTACGGCATGCTGCTCATCGGCGCGGCGCTGATGGCCTTCATCGCCAACAAGTGGTGGCAGCGCCGCCGTTTCCGCAAGTCGCTGGAAATGGCGCGCATCTCGGTGCAGGAATTGAACAACATGCTGGAGCAGGGCATCGCGCCCACCATCATCGACGTGCGTTCGCCGCTGTCGCAACAGGGCGGCCGCATTCCCGGCGCGGTGGCGATCTCCAACCAGGAGATCCAGACCTTCGTCTTCGAAGGCCCGGTCGAAGGCGAGGTGGTGGTCTACTGCGCTTGTCCCAACGAGGCCTCGGCCGCCATGGTGGCGCGCCAGCTGATGCGGCGCGGTTACCAGAAGGTGCGCCCGCTCACCGGCGGCATCGACGCCTGGCGCGAAGCGGGTTACGCGATCGACGTCTGA